From Scylla paramamosain isolate STU-SP2022 chromosome 16, ASM3559412v1, whole genome shotgun sequence, one genomic window encodes:
- the LOC135107868 gene encoding cytochrome b-c1 complex subunit 2, mitochondrial-like, whose amino-acid sequence MASKLTKPGLLKNVVKRSYGAQAAAQQTNYTLPQHQPQVTSLPSGVVVASQENNSPVSRVAVLFKAGSRYEAPSQVGASHMLRTCVGLGTNNTTAFSITRSLQQLGGSLEAEGGREHILYGLEVIRDNLDGGLELLGEVSTQPAFKAWEVKENLRRVKTELALREPSTLALEMLHKAAFRNTGLANSLFMSDFKIGKLSPDTLKEYVAQTHLASRMVVVGLGVDHGALVNYAKGLGVGAGDGPAGASVYGGGEVREESDAPISVIAVAGSGASLGSSDAAALAVAQHILGVGPSVKYGSNASSALAKVVASSGGNGMASAVNISYSDAGLFGYFVVAESATADKVVRAVHSAVKGLKVTEAETAKGKTCVKAAIHMASESGGEILADMGLQALLLGKYNDPVAAAAAVDAVTPSAVDAALRKVFSGKLSMGVLGNANIAYLDQL is encoded by the exons ATGGCATCCAAACTCACTAAACCTGGGCTCCTGAAGAATGTAGTG AAGCGGAGCTATGGGGCACAGGCAGCTGCCCAACAAACCAACTACACCCTGCCACAGCACCAGCCCCAGGTGACTTCCTTGCCCTCCGGAGTGGTTGTTGCATCACAGGAGAACAACAGCCCTGTTTCTAGGGTAGCTGTGCTCTTTAA GGCTGGCTCACGCTATGAGGCCCCAAGCCAGGTGGGAGCTTCCCACATGCTGCGGACATGTGTAGGTCTCGgcaccaacaacaccactgCTTTCTCCATCACTCGCTCACTGCAGCAACTCGGAGGTTCCCTTGAAgctgaaggaggcagggagcaCATCCTCTATGGCCTGGAGGTGATCCGGGATAACCT GGATGGTGGCCTGGAACTGCTTGGTGAAGTGTCCACCCAGCCTGCCTTCAAGGCttgggaggtgaaggaaaacctCAGACGTGTCAAGACTGAACTGGCTTTGAGGGAACCCTCCACCCTGGCACTAGAGATGCTGCACAAGGCTGCCTTCCGCAACACTGGCTTGGCAAACTCCCTCTTTATGTCTGATTTCAAAATTGGCAAGCTTTCTCCTGATACG CTGAAGGAATATGTGGCTCAGACTCACCTGGCCAGCCGTATGGTAGTGGTCGGCCTTGGGGTGGATCATGGTGCCCTTGTCAATTATGCCAAGGGTCTCGGAGTTGGTGCTGGAGATGGGCCAGCTGGAGCCTCTGTCTATGGTGGTGGAGAAGTTCGTGAGGAATCTGATGCACCAATctctgttattgctgttgctggttCAGGAGCCAGCTTGGGTAGCAGTGATGCAGCTGCTCTTGCTGTGGCCCAGCACATCCTTGGTGTGGGTCCAAGTGTCAAGTATGGCAGCAATGCTAGCAGTGCTCTGGCCAAGGTAGTTGCTAGTTCTGGGGGCAATGGCATGGCCTCTGCTGTCAACATCAGCTACAGTGATGCAGGCCTCTTCGGTTATTTTGTGGTGGCTGAATCAGCAACAGCTGACaag GTGGTGCGAGCAGTTCATTCTGCTGTTAAGGGTCTCAAAGTTACAGAAGCAGAAACTGCCAAGGGAAAGACCTGTGTTAAGGCTGCCATCCATATGGCTTCAGAATCAGGAG GAGAGATTTTGGCTGACATGGGACTCCAGGCTTTGCTGTTGGGCAAGTACAATGAtccagttgctgctgctgctgctgttgatgctgtGACACCTTCAGCCGTGGATGCT GCCCTAAGGAAAGTCTTCAGTGGAAAGCTGAGCATGGGTGTATTGGGGAATGCCAATATTGCTTATTTGGACCAGTTGTAG
- the LOC135107869 gene encoding enoyl-CoA hydratase domain-containing protein 3, mitochondrial-like, with protein sequence MLALQSRAWKAVKPVMARRLFSQTPGRNSLIQVFQESGVRSITLADTRTRNSLSLQMLRELQEAVGEEDPSLRCIILQAQGKVFSGGHNLKELTGREGKSHHQTVFNECTHLMLTLQRLPVPVVAKVNGVAAAAGCQLVSSCDIAIASQGSSFSTPGANVGIFCSTPGIPLVRCVPRKVSAHMLLTGLPITAEEALQAGLVSKVVPEEELDCEVQKVVDAILHKSRSVIALGKKFMYKQMEMGIEDAYREGGNLMVHNINMIDGQEGINSFIRKCSPSWTHSDN encoded by the exons ATGCTTGCTCTCCAGTCACGTGCGTGGAAAGCTGTG aAGCCTGTGATGGCCAGGAGACTATTTTCACAGACACCTGGTAGAAATTCCCTCATTCAAGTGTTTCAAGAGAGTGGTGTTCGCAGCATTACTCTGGCAGACACAAGAACAAG GAATTCCCTGTCTCTCCAAATGTTAAGAGAGCTACAGGAGGCTGTAGGTGAGGAGGATCCATCACTGCGCTGCATCATATTACAAGCTCAAGGGAAAGTCTTTTCTGGTGGACACAATCTTAAGGAACTT ACGGGTAGAGAAGGAAAATCACATCATCAGACTGTGTTCAATGAGTGCACGCATCTGATGCTGACCCTGCAACGTCTGCCAGTGCCAGTGGTGGCTAAAGTTAATGGCGTGGCAGCAGCAGCTGGGTGTCAACTGGTTTCATCTTGTGATATTGCCATTGCATCTCAAGGCTCTTCCTTCTCAACTCCTGG TGCAAATGTGGGGATATTTTGCTCTACTCCTGGCATTCCTCTAGTGCGATGTGTTCCTAGGAAAGTTTCTGCCCACATGCTGCTCACAGGACTCCCCATCACAGCTGAGGAAGCCTTACAAGCTGGCTTGGTTTCAAAGGTTGTCCCAGAGGAGGAACTAG ACTGTGAAGTCCAGAAGGTTGTTGATGCCATCCTACACAAGAGTAGATCTGTCATTGCTCTGGGGAAGAAGTTCATGTATAAGCAGATGGAAATGGGAATAGAAGATGCCTACAG ggaaggaggaaaccTGATGGTGCACAACATCAACATGATAGATGGACAGGAGGGAATCAACAGCTTTATAAGAAAATGTAGCCCCAGCTGGACTCATTCAGATAACTGA